A single Pan paniscus chromosome 21, NHGRI_mPanPan1-v2.0_pri, whole genome shotgun sequence DNA region contains:
- the LOC100970234 gene encoding uncharacterized protein C20orf96 isoform X6 — protein sequence MHAKIWLMKTLLRNGRAALRELQSHENFLTKLNEELIETIQDMENSTTLNVRALLQQQDSLATIIDILEYSNKKRLQQLKSELQEWEEKKKCKMSYLEQQAEQLNAKIEKTQEEVNFLSTYMDHEYSIKSVQISTLMRQLQQVKDSQQDELDDLGEMRRKVLESLSDKIQKKKKKILSSVVAETQRPYEEALLQKMWESQDFLKCTQRFREVHPRHGCHPQHSCGRATTLLDSSAMGRPPLLLSSQHLEPWFIYFQDRISIQTLIYSLPAPSALPPSFFPSLPPSLLPPFPSLLLPSSSPSLPPFFSSCGFFLSSSLLSGWCCWARWEFLIKSAIPFLTNKTGFTFAFLPVSRGPQLGLAEDVVGTDFVL from the exons ACGTTGCTCAGGAACGGGAGGGCCGCTCTGCGAGAGCTCCAAAGCCATGAGAACTTCCTCACCAAGCTCAACGAGGAgctgatcgagaccatccaggatATGGAGAACAGCACGACCCTGAACGTGCGGGCCCTGCTGCAGCAGCAGGACAGCCTGGCG ACCATCATCGACATCTTGGAGTACTCAAACAAGAAGAGGCTGCAGCAATTGAAATCTGAGCTTCAGGagtgggaagaaaagaagaaatgcaagATGAGCT ATCTTGAGCAGCAGGCAGAGCAGCTGAATGCCAAGATTGAGAAGACCCAGGAGGAAGTGAACTTCCTGAGCACTTACATGGACCATGAGTATTCCATCAAGTCTGTCCAGATCTCCACTCTTATGCGCCAGCTGCAGCAGGTTAAGGACAGCCAGCAG GATGAGCTGGATGACCTCGGTGAGATGCGCAGAAAGGTCCTGGAATCCTTGTCCGACAAGattcagaagaagaagaaaaaaattctgagttCTGTGGTGGCG GAAACCCAGCGTCCCTATGAAGAGGCTCTCCTACAGAAGATGTGGGAAAGCCAGGACTTCCTGAAATGCACGCAAAGGTTCAGAGAA GTGCACCCCAGACATGGATGTCATCCTCAACATTCCTGTGGAAGAGCCACTACCCTTCTAGATAGCAGTGCCATGGGCCGCCCTCCCCTCCTACTCTCTTCCCAGCACCTGGAGCCTTGGTTCATTTACTTCCAGGACCGGATCTCCATTCAGACCCTGATCTACAGTCTCCCTGctccctctgcccttcctccctctttctttccctccctccctccctcccttcttccccccttcccttccctcctccttccttcctcctctccctccctccctcctttcttttcttcctgtggttttttcctctcttcttcccttctttctggtTGGTGCTGCTGGGCCAGGTGGGAATTTCTGATTAAATCTGCTATTCCTTTTTTAACCAATAAAACTGgatttacatttgcttttttgccaGTGTCTCGGGGTCCCCAGCTAGGCCTTGCAGAAGATGTGGTGGGAACGGACTTCGTCTTATGA